In one Agathobacter rectalis ATCC 33656 genomic region, the following are encoded:
- a CDS encoding methyl-accepting chemotaxis protein, whose protein sequence is MKQKGQKKTTSIKTKLLGTILPVVIVIGLVLVGVSYFVSKQIITEYATDLLNSSIENQANEIESWLGENLAAFQMAKETIEGLDADDAQLQDILDRYYGYDDDYPNGLYIADADGKLMKAGGSDKTESNPTDSVWYKDGLTRLNMAFTDAYTNADEEAVISASGILNDGSAAMKVISVDLSLQRISIIVNSFVQMDDAQAILVDTKDGTILAARDSSLIFSKLSGSDDSFYKRIEEKRVSGDYVMEEIDNRMVACAEVSGTDWLLVSYVPTATVYSGINTVRMVMALIGIISLLILAVIIERTVHVVIKPVKELTSVITAMTDGDFTVSVDVKSDDEIGVMSQCVQHFIQSMRGMILSIHGVSDKLHEQADNSSLISGQMYDASRTQSQSMQELNNTVEQLSLSVNEIAENATTLAMVVSDTREEGSQVDLKMKDTVEVSRKGKADMQNVGDAMQNINQSVLKLQQAIDKVGKASEEITNITGVISGIAEETNLLSLNASIEAARAGEAGKGFAVVATEIGQLAKNSAESVQNIEKLISEINVLVKDAVLQADDSVENINSSGELVGDALKTFDVIFGNIDEVSTLVRQMIEKVEKVDEVANNVAAISEEQAASSEEILATSDNMVEHANSITGNSETVASDARELTTSAKELANQVDAFKVEKEGY, encoded by the coding sequence ATGAAACAAAAAGGACAAAAGAAAACAACTTCCATTAAGACAAAGCTTCTGGGGACGATTCTTCCAGTTGTCATTGTGATTGGGCTTGTACTGGTAGGTGTGTCATATTTTGTATCAAAGCAGATAATCACAGAATATGCCACAGATTTGCTGAATTCATCCATTGAAAATCAGGCAAATGAGATTGAATCCTGGCTGGGGGAAAATCTGGCAGCATTCCAGATGGCAAAGGAGACGATTGAGGGGCTGGATGCAGATGATGCACAGCTTCAGGATATATTGGATAGATATTATGGCTATGATGACGACTATCCAAATGGACTTTACATCGCAGACGCTGATGGAAAACTGATGAAAGCAGGCGGATCAGATAAGACAGAGAGCAATCCGACAGATTCCGTGTGGTATAAGGATGGTCTTACCAGATTAAACATGGCCTTTACTGATGCTTATACAAATGCGGATGAAGAGGCTGTTATCAGTGCGTCTGGTATTTTGAATGATGGCTCAGCGGCTATGAAGGTTATATCAGTAGACTTGTCATTACAGCGTATCAGTATTATTGTAAACAGCTTTGTACAGATGGATGATGCGCAGGCGATTCTGGTAGATACCAAGGATGGCACAATACTTGCAGCCCGTGACAGCAGTTTGATTTTCTCAAAGTTAAGCGGGTCTGATGACAGCTTTTACAAGAGAATTGAAGAAAAAAGAGTATCCGGTGATTATGTTATGGAAGAGATTGATAACAGGATGGTTGCCTGTGCAGAGGTATCTGGAACTGACTGGCTTTTGGTATCCTATGTTCCAACAGCCACAGTTTATTCGGGGATTAACACTGTCAGAATGGTAATGGCACTTATCGGAATAATTTCTCTTCTAATATTAGCTGTTATCATCGAGCGTACAGTCCATGTGGTAATAAAGCCTGTAAAAGAGCTGACCAGCGTAATTACAGCCATGACAGATGGTGATTTCACAGTGAGCGTGGATGTAAAAAGTGATGATGAAATCGGTGTGATGAGCCAGTGTGTACAGCACTTTATCCAGTCTATGAGGGGCATGATTTTGTCTATCCATGGAGTATCGGACAAGCTGCATGAGCAGGCGGATAACAGCAGCCTGATATCGGGTCAGATGTATGATGCATCCAGAACCCAGAGCCAGTCTATGCAGGAATTAAATAATACAGTAGAGCAGCTCTCACTTTCAGTTAATGAGATTGCAGAAAATGCCACAACTCTGGCAATGGTAGTTTCAGACACCAGAGAAGAGGGCAGTCAGGTTGATTTGAAGATGAAGGACACTGTGGAAGTGTCAAGAAAGGGCAAGGCCGACATGCAGAATGTGGGCGATGCAATGCAGAATATCAATCAATCTGTGCTTAAACTGCAGCAGGCAATAGACAAGGTAGGAAAAGCTTCTGAGGAGATTACAAATATCACAGGTGTAATCAGTGGAATTGCTGAGGAGACTAACTTACTTTCATTAAATGCTTCTATAGAGGCAGCAAGAGCAGGGGAAGCCGGCAAGGGCTTTGCTGTTGTAGCTACTGAGATAGGCCAGCTTGCAAAGAACAGCGCAGAGTCAGTACAAAATATCGAAAAACTTATATCAGAGATAAATGTACTGGTAAAGGATGCTGTATTGCAGGCGGATGACAGCGTTGAAAATATCAACAGCAGCGGCGAATTAGTCGGTGACGCTTTAAAGACTTTTGATGTCATATTTGGTAATATTGATGAGGTAAGCACCCTGGTTCGTCAGATGATTGAGAAAGTAGAAAAGGTAGATGAAGTGGCAAACAATGTAGCCGCCATTTCAGAGGAACAGGCAGCCAGCTCAGAGGAAATACTGGCTACGTCTGATAACATGGTAGAGCATGCTAATAGTATCACAGGAAACAGTGAGACAGTAGCAAGCGATGCCAGGGAACTTACCACTTCGGCTAAGGAGCTGGCAAATCAGGTGGATGCATTTAAGGTTGAAAAGGAGGGATACTAG
- a CDS encoding acyl-CoA dehydratase activase codes for MINYVCKYAPVELFKGFGQDCAVLEEMPENFDKSDKIAHANLCGFGKSVIQAVLEGKVEELVLVNCCDSMRRVYDIIENTKKCKFLYMLDLPHEDNECENIKFAQSILRLKKAYERYSHRTFDRELFIKSFAKPESERKPYIGLMGVHVSSILEKTIRENMQMDVENMTCTSGRNLIILQKDLRNMDDETLFVAYAESLLGQMPCARMNNNTRRNQLFLDPSLKGIIYHTIKFCDYYGFEYASIKNNIKVPLLKLETDFTSQSAGQLLTRIQAFAETIEGSDDMDPTKGISEEARRRMESGVYYVAGIDSGSTSTDVVILDQDGKIKSTMIIPTGGGAMMSAEKSLEKAVEKAGISKDDIVRIVTTGYGRAYINSGDDSITEITCHAKGAHYLNSNVRTVIDIGGQDIKAISIDENGAVKNFLMNDKCAAGTGRFLEMMARTLGLSLEEMSTMGLEWKENIVISSMCTVFAESEVVSLVAQNKAVSDIIHGLNMSVASKVGALAARLGQDNPGEYMMTGGVAKNKGITNALEEKLGAKLYICDEAQLCGALGAALFAYEKCREA; via the coding sequence ATGATAAATTATGTTTGTAAATATGCTCCGGTAGAGCTGTTTAAGGGCTTTGGACAGGACTGTGCTGTGCTTGAGGAGATGCCGGAGAATTTCGATAAATCAGATAAGATAGCTCATGCGAATCTCTGCGGATTCGGCAAATCAGTCATACAGGCTGTGCTCGAAGGCAAGGTAGAGGAGCTTGTGCTCGTGAACTGCTGTGATTCAATGCGCAGAGTCTATGATATCATAGAGAATACAAAGAAATGCAAATTCCTGTATATGCTTGATCTGCCTCATGAGGATAACGAGTGTGAGAACATAAAATTTGCACAGTCAATTCTGCGTTTGAAGAAAGCATATGAGAGATATTCGCACAGGACATTCGACAGGGAGCTTTTTATAAAGTCATTTGCAAAACCTGAATCTGAGCGCAAGCCATACATAGGTCTTATGGGTGTGCATGTGAGCAGTATTCTTGAGAAGACAATACGTGAAAATATGCAGATGGATGTGGAAAATATGACATGCACATCCGGCAGAAATCTCATTATTTTACAGAAGGATCTTAGAAATATGGATGATGAGACTCTCTTTGTAGCATATGCAGAGAGTCTGCTCGGACAGATGCCATGTGCCAGAATGAACAATAATACAAGAAGAAACCAGCTCTTTTTAGACCCAAGCCTTAAGGGCATCATATATCACACGATAAAGTTCTGCGATTACTATGGCTTTGAGTATGCAAGCATAAAGAATAATATTAAGGTGCCTCTTTTAAAGCTTGAGACGGATTTTACAAGCCAGAGTGCCGGGCAGCTTCTGACAAGAATACAGGCATTTGCAGAGACAATAGAGGGCTCAGATGACATGGACCCTACAAAAGGCATAAGCGAGGAGGCAAGAAGAAGGATGGAATCAGGAGTCTACTATGTAGCAGGAATTGACAGCGGCTCAACAAGCACAGATGTGGTGATACTGGATCAGGATGGAAAAATTAAATCGACAATGATTATTCCGACAGGTGGCGGAGCTATGATGAGTGCCGAAAAGAGTCTGGAGAAGGCTGTCGAAAAGGCCGGTATATCAAAGGATGATATTGTAAGGATTGTAACAACAGGATATGGACGTGCATACATCAACAGCGGCGATGACAGCATCACAGAGATTACATGCCATGCAAAAGGCGCGCATTATCTGAACTCCAACGTGCGCACAGTTATTGACATAGGTGGACAGGATATAAAGGCAATCAGTATAGATGAAAATGGTGCTGTGAAGAATTTCCTGATGAACGATAAATGTGCGGCAGGAACCGGACGTTTTCTGGAGATGATGGCAAGGACACTCGGACTTTCACTCGAGGAGATGAGCACCATGGGACTTGAGTGGAAGGAAAACATTGTGATTTCAAGCATGTGTACAGTTTTTGCAGAGTCTGAGGTAGTATCGCTGGTGGCACAGAACAAGGCTGTTTCTGATATTATCCACGGACTAAACATGTCTGTAGCTTCAAAGGTAGGCGCACTTGCAGCAAGGCTTGGGCAGGATAATCCGGGTGAGTATATGATGACAGGCGGAGTGGCAAAGAACAAAGGCATCACAAATGCACTTGAAGAAAAGCTCGGCGCAAAGCTGTATATTTGCGATGAGGCACAGCTTTGCGGAGCGCTTGGTGCAGCACTTTTTGCATATGAGAAGTGCAGGGAGGCTTAA
- a CDS encoding carboxymuconolactone decarboxylase family protein, with translation MKKIVQTAGRNTLGEFAPEFAHFNDDVLFGENWNNRDIDVKTRSTITVVALMASGITDSSLKYHLQNAKNHGVTQKEIAAVITHAAFYAGWPKAWAVFNLAKEVWEAGEGDLPYEEEAMRAHAKEMVFPIGAPNDGFAQYFSGRSFLAPISTSQVGIFNVTFEPGCRNNWHIHHAKSGGGQILVCVAGRGYYQEEGKEAVEMKPGDCINIPTGVKHWHGAAPDEWFSHLAIEVPGENSSNEWLEPVSDEEYRKLK, from the coding sequence ATGAAAAAAATAGTACAGACAGCAGGAAGAAATACACTTGGTGAATTCGCACCGGAATTTGCACATTTTAACGATGATGTACTTTTTGGCGAAAACTGGAATAACCGGGATATCGATGTAAAAACAAGAAGTACTATCACAGTGGTTGCGCTGATGGCTTCCGGAATTACGGATTCTTCTTTAAAATATCATCTTCAAAATGCAAAAAATCATGGTGTGACACAAAAAGAGATTGCTGCAGTAATCACACATGCCGCATTCTATGCAGGTTGGCCAAAAGCATGGGCTGTTTTCAATCTTGCAAAGGAAGTGTGGGAGGCAGGTGAAGGAGATTTGCCATACGAAGAGGAAGCAATGCGTGCACATGCAAAAGAGATGGTATTTCCAATCGGTGCACCAAACGATGGCTTTGCACAGTATTTTTCCGGCAGAAGTTTTCTTGCACCGATCTCTACTTCTCAGGTTGGAATTTTTAATGTGACATTTGAACCTGGATGCAGAAATAACTGGCACATCCATCATGCAAAAAGTGGAGGCGGGCAGATCCTGGTATGTGTTGCCGGAAGAGGATATTATCAGGAAGAAGGTAAAGAAGCTGTAGAAATGAAGCCAGGTGACTGCATCAATATTCCTACAGGTGTTAAGCACTGGCATGGAGCCGCACCGGATGAATGGTTTTCACATCTGGCAATAGAAGTGCCAGGTGAAAATAGTTCCAATGAATGGCTTGAACCGGTAAGTGATGAAGAATATAGAAAACTAAAATAG
- the cobI gene encoding precorrin-2 C(20)-methyltransferase, with protein MDKQIERAGDDNKNNIGVLYGIGVGPGDPELMTLKAINTIKACDIIAIPAVSKEECYAYSIVQAVLPEIEKKQIMCTPFPMIKDKEKLTISHNKIYCDIVSELEDGKNVAMLTIGDPSVYSTYMYIHKRVMQAGFTAVMISGVPSFCAAAARLGISLGEMMDEIHIIPASYDVRDTVGYGGTCVYMKSGKKLAELIEVLRTGDAIRKKKMTVYGVTNCGMESERVYRGLDELTEAKGYLTIVIVKYS; from the coding sequence ATGGACAAGCAGATAGAAAGAGCAGGTGATGACAATAAAAATAATATTGGTGTGTTATATGGCATCGGTGTAGGTCCGGGAGATCCCGAGCTTATGACTTTAAAGGCTATTAATACAATAAAAGCATGTGATATAATTGCAATCCCTGCAGTTTCAAAAGAGGAATGCTATGCGTACAGCATAGTGCAGGCTGTTTTACCGGAGATAGAGAAAAAACAGATTATGTGCACTCCGTTTCCAATGATAAAGGACAAGGAAAAGCTTACTATATCACACAATAAGATATACTGTGACATAGTAAGTGAGCTTGAAGATGGGAAAAATGTGGCAATGCTTACAATCGGCGATCCAAGCGTGTATTCGACATATATGTATATCCATAAGCGTGTCATGCAGGCAGGTTTTACGGCAGTGATGATAAGCGGTGTGCCATCGTTTTGTGCAGCTGCAGCGCGGCTTGGCATTTCGCTTGGAGAGATGATGGATGAGATACATATCATACCGGCTTCGTATGATGTGAGGGATACTGTGGGCTACGGTGGAACCTGTGTATACATGAAATCCGGAAAGAAGCTTGCAGAGCTTATAGAGGTGCTTCGCACAGGAGATGCTATCAGAAAAAAGAAAATGACAGTGTATGGTGTGACAAACTGTGGCATGGAGTCTGAGCGTGTGTACAGGGGGCTGGATGAGCTTACTGAAGCAAAAGGATATCTGACAATAGTTATAGTGAAATATAGCTAA
- a CDS encoding 2-hydroxyacyl-CoA dehydratase subunit D, which yields MSIVDKFGEKVGEIAENDPVKARKLLLAGYRLQEKRLALFPDRKLPMSGQYVAKIVMNNIIQALAKPENAAMVSIFVPGELLTAAGLTPYSVEALSCFIAGTKCEQAFLRQTEKEGFPETMCSYHRVFLGAALNGIVPKPKCMVYTNLACDGNMMTFPYLKERYEIPSFYIDVPYEKNYDSVMYVAKQLRELKSFLQDVTGREITEESVKKAVDKSKIASNNYYRQLHLRKGHDIASTLTNELYALFMCHLLAGTDESVRYTQLLRDDVRRAPAGDGFHVLWMHTMPFLQDAVKDVFNYSDTIHISASDFIADGFRSMESDDPYEALAEKMVYCIYNGSVNQRIDEAKELADTVGADGAVLFAHWGCKNTIGASSLIKRSLEREGLPTMVLDGDGCNPANASDGQISTRLQAFVEMLTEQERN from the coding sequence ATGAGTATAGTGGATAAATTTGGAGAAAAAGTAGGCGAGATAGCAGAAAACGATCCTGTCAAGGCGAGGAAGCTTTTGCTTGCAGGATATAGATTACAGGAAAAGAGATTAGCATTATTTCCGGACAGAAAGCTTCCAATGTCAGGGCAGTATGTGGCAAAGATTGTCATGAATAATATCATACAGGCACTTGCAAAGCCTGAAAATGCCGCCATGGTCAGTATTTTTGTACCGGGTGAGCTTTTGACGGCGGCAGGTCTCACACCATATTCGGTTGAGGCATTATCGTGCTTTATTGCAGGAACTAAATGTGAGCAGGCCTTTCTAAGGCAGACTGAGAAGGAAGGCTTTCCGGAAACTATGTGCTCTTATCACAGAGTTTTTCTGGGCGCAGCCTTAAATGGTATAGTGCCAAAGCCAAAGTGCATGGTGTATACAAACCTGGCATGCGATGGCAATATGATGACATTTCCGTATCTCAAGGAGAGATATGAAATACCAAGCTTTTATATAGATGTTCCATATGAGAAGAATTATGACTCTGTTATGTATGTAGCAAAGCAGCTTAGAGAGCTTAAGAGTTTTTTACAGGATGTCACCGGCAGAGAAATCACAGAGGAGTCTGTGAAAAAGGCTGTAGATAAGAGCAAAATTGCATCAAATAATTATTACAGGCAGCTTCACCTGAGAAAAGGACATGATATTGCGTCAACTCTCACAAATGAGCTGTATGCGCTTTTCATGTGTCATCTGCTTGCAGGAACTGATGAATCAGTCAGATATACACAGCTTCTGAGAGATGATGTGAGACGTGCACCTGCAGGCGATGGATTTCATGTACTTTGGATGCACACCATGCCGTTTTTGCAGGATGCAGTGAAGGATGTGTTCAATTACAGTGATACAATCCATATCAGTGCAAGCGATTTTATAGCGGATGGTTTCAGAAGCATGGAGTCGGATGATCCTTACGAGGCACTTGCCGAAAAAATGGTTTACTGCATTTATAATGGCAGCGTGAACCAGAGAATAGATGAGGCAAAGGAGCTTGCCGACACAGTTGGAGCAGACGGTGCTGTACTTTTTGCGCACTGGGGCTGTAAGAATACAATCGGTGCATCAAGCCTTATAAAGCGCTCACTCGAGAGGGAAGGGCTTCCAACTATGGTTTTAGACGGAGACGGCTGCAACCCGGCAAATGCCAGTGACGGACAGATTTCCACAAGGCTTCAGGCATTTGTGGAGATGCTTACAGAGCAGGAACGTAATTAG
- a CDS encoding GGDEF domain-containing protein codes for MDKNYELEKRVLTMVSRQFECIYQINLDEMAVTCVYDVKDEAGEEKVLSLDGWLDMLNKFCYCEDKENLGRFLAVDSLFQCIKAQEESDKPYNLRRDYRFMKRDGVKWICVTLMPEIVCNEITVTFRDVSHRYEYDEIIQKKNSELRKLLQTAEQYRDALLSESVVLYQVNFSRDSLDSDLFQKNKDGNGVIKVLNTVDMYKSDSYNEYCTRWQSRVSKDTIDEYRRYATSDSLVEEYRAGRTLLSQDYRTLDSFGVEMWINKTIYLAQDKMTGDVIGIVSLRDVTDRYRQEFMREALEKQASTDLLTGLYNHVTGEVLIKSKIDNEKYMDAAFIIFDIDFFKKINDTRGHYFGDCVLQKVAEILKGCIRENQDVASRYGGDEFVIFITYKQEDDIYDIVDRIFKAISTQYDGCQISISMGIFLASACEEGYYEMYKKADRALYRAKEAGKGRYIFSN; via the coding sequence ATGGACAAGAATTACGAGCTTGAAAAAAGAGTACTTACAATGGTATCCAGACAGTTTGAGTGTATTTATCAGATTAATCTTGATGAAATGGCTGTTACTTGTGTTTATGATGTCAAGGATGAGGCTGGTGAGGAAAAAGTATTGTCTCTTGATGGCTGGTTGGATATGTTGAATAAGTTTTGTTATTGCGAAGATAAAGAGAATCTGGGCAGATTTTTAGCGGTAGATTCTCTTTTTCAGTGTATAAAAGCTCAGGAAGAAAGCGATAAGCCGTACAATCTGCGCAGAGATTACCGATTTATGAAGCGTGATGGGGTTAAGTGGATATGCGTTACACTTATGCCGGAGATTGTATGTAATGAGATTACAGTGACATTTCGTGATGTGTCTCACCGCTATGAGTATGATGAAATCATACAAAAGAAAAATTCTGAGCTTAGAAAACTTTTGCAGACAGCAGAGCAGTACAGGGATGCACTTCTATCAGAGTCGGTTGTTCTGTATCAGGTTAATTTTAGCAGGGACAGCTTAGATAGTGATTTATTTCAGAAGAACAAGGATGGTAATGGAGTCATAAAAGTCTTAAATACCGTGGACATGTACAAGTCGGATTCTTACAACGAATACTGCACCCGCTGGCAGAGCCGCGTGTCAAAAGATACCATAGATGAATACAGAAGATATGCAACATCTGACAGTCTGGTGGAGGAATACAGAGCAGGCAGGACTCTTTTAAGTCAGGATTACCGGACACTGGATTCCTTTGGTGTTGAGATGTGGATTAACAAGACAATCTATCTGGCTCAGGACAAGATGACTGGTGATGTCATAGGCATAGTAAGCCTTCGTGATGTCACAGACCGCTATCGTCAGGAGTTCATGAGAGAAGCCTTGGAAAAACAGGCATCAACTGATTTGCTCACAGGCTTATACAATCATGTGACCGGAGAAGTGCTTATAAAGAGCAAGATTGATAACGAAAAATACATGGATGCGGCATTTATTATTTTTGATATCGATTTCTTTAAAAAGATTAATGATACCAGAGGTCATTATTTTGGAGACTGCGTCCTGCAAAAGGTCGCAGAAATTCTAAAGGGCTGTATCAGAGAGAACCAGGATGTGGCTTCAAGATATGGCGGTGACGAATTTGTGATATTTATTACCTACAAGCAGGAGGATGACATCTATGATATCGTAGACAGAATATTTAAAGCTATTTCTACTCAATATGACGGGTGTCAGATTAGCATAAGCATGGGAATCTTTCTTGCTAGTGCCTGTGAGGAGGGTTACTATGAGATGTACAAGAAGGCTGACAGGGCTTTGTACAGGGCGAAGGAAGCCGGAAAGGGCAGATATATATTTTCAAATTAA
- a CDS encoding Crp/Fnr family transcriptional regulator, with the protein MQKYLSILRNSPFFKGLADNEILSILHCVNATTISKKRDSYIFRAGDITEVMGIVVSGCVLIIQEDIWGHRNILSKCHAGDFFGEPYAASQRAVLNISVVADEDCEIILLNVKRLLITCPTACEHHQKLIRNLVSVLANKILILNDKITHVGKRTTRDKLLSYLSAESIRHSSLSFDIPFDRQQLADYLCIDRAAMSTEISKLQKEGFIKTNRNHFELQLSIIKKKNYTI; encoded by the coding sequence TTGCAAAAATATTTATCAATCCTAAGAAACAGTCCATTTTTTAAAGGTCTAGCTGATAACGAGATATTATCCATATTGCATTGTGTAAACGCAACAACAATTTCTAAAAAGCGAGATTCTTATATTTTCAGAGCAGGTGATATTACCGAAGTAATGGGGATTGTGGTGTCCGGATGCGTCCTTATTATTCAAGAAGACATCTGGGGACATCGGAATATTTTGTCAAAATGTCACGCAGGAGATTTTTTTGGTGAGCCGTATGCAGCAAGCCAGAGAGCTGTCTTAAATATCAGTGTGGTAGCAGATGAGGATTGTGAGATTATTCTCTTAAATGTCAAAAGACTTCTGATTACCTGTCCAACTGCATGTGAGCATCATCAGAAGCTGATCCGTAATCTGGTCAGTGTCCTGGCAAATAAGATACTGATTCTGAACGATAAGATCACACATGTTGGGAAGCGAACGACGAGAGATAAACTATTATCATATCTGTCGGCAGAATCTATCAGACATTCATCGTTATCTTTTGATATTCCTTTTGATAGGCAGCAGCTGGCAGATTATCTTTGTATTGATCGTGCAGCAATGTCTACAGAGATATCAAAGTTACAAAAAGAGGGCTTTATAAAAACAAATCGAAATCATTTTGAATTGCAATTGAGTATAATCAAAAAGAAGAACTATACAATTTAG
- a CDS encoding sugar ABC transporter substrate-binding protein, whose product MKRKLAYMLSILLCGVFLATGCGSQTTGAGSSNVKILLSVNAIDDFRQTLVDTAQQEADARGVQLDVFDAEDNIENQVEHIKKAAAEGYDAILCGPVSTDTAVELKANAGDIPIVFFNSCPNEKQLSEGQYIYVGSDESVAGQYQAEYVLDKFADRDEINVVIFKGPKGHSATIGRTKGVKKTLEASGKKINYVFEDYANWDGDTAGEMFELFLKTGSKADCVICNNDGMALGVIEACKNAGIDLNSLPILGVDATADGCTAIENGDMAFTVYQSGSGQGKAAIDAARKLISGQSVQDIEGAADDGLYVWVPFEKVDSNNVSSYK is encoded by the coding sequence ATGAAAAGGAAGCTGGCATACATGTTAAGTATATTGCTATGTGGAGTATTCCTGGCTACAGGCTGTGGCAGTCAGACCACAGGTGCAGGCAGCAGTAATGTAAAAATCCTCCTCAGCGTAAATGCAATAGATGATTTCAGGCAGACGCTGGTAGACACAGCCCAGCAGGAGGCTGATGCAAGAGGAGTACAGCTTGATGTTTTTGATGCGGAAGATAATATTGAAAATCAGGTGGAGCATATTAAAAAAGCAGCAGCAGAGGGCTATGACGCTATCCTCTGTGGCCCGGTATCGACTGATACTGCGGTAGAACTAAAGGCAAATGCGGGAGATATACCAATTGTATTTTTCAATAGCTGTCCGAATGAAAAACAGTTATCTGAGGGACAGTACATATATGTTGGTTCAGATGAGAGCGTGGCAGGTCAGTATCAGGCTGAATATGTGTTGGATAAGTTTGCTGACAGGGATGAGATAAATGTAGTGATTTTCAAAGGACCAAAGGGACATTCTGCTACAATAGGAAGAACCAAAGGTGTGAAGAAAACCTTGGAGGCAAGCGGCAAGAAAATCAACTATGTATTTGAAGATTATGCAAACTGGGATGGTGATACAGCAGGAGAAATGTTTGAACTTTTCCTGAAAACAGGCTCAAAAGCAGATTGCGTGATTTGTAACAATGACGGAATGGCACTTGGAGTAATAGAAGCGTGTAAGAATGCCGGTATTGACCTGAACAGTCTGCCTATATTGGGTGTAGATGCTACAGCAGACGGATGTACTGCAATTGAAAATGGCGATATGGCATTCACCGTATATCAGTCAGGCAGTGGTCAGGGCAAGGCTGCGATTGATGCAGCACGTAAGCTTATAAGTGGCCAGTCTGTACAGGATATAGAGGGTGCAGCTGATGATGGACTGTATGTGTGGGTTCCATTTGAGAAAGTGGATAGTAATAATGTAAGCAGCTACAAATAA
- a CDS encoding 4Fe-4S binding protein produces MIRKIIKIDKEKCNGCGACASACHEGAIDIIDGKAELVREHFCDGLGDCLPECPTGAISFEERDAPAYDEEAVKEAQKKIAAKNRAISSHSGCPGSKIMQIRRTETSEPVKATSTADSGSKLQNWPVQIKLAPVNAPYFNGSKLLIAADCTAYAYAAFHQDFIRNKVTLIGCPKLDQVDYSEKLTAIIQNNSIQSVTIVRMEVPCCGGLEIAAKKALQASGKFIPWQVVTISIDGKIME; encoded by the coding sequence ATGATAAGAAAGATTATAAAGATTGATAAAGAAAAATGTAATGGCTGTGGTGCCTGTGCATCTGCCTGCCACGAAGGCGCCATTGATATCATTGACGGAAAAGCAGAATTGGTGAGAGAACATTTCTGCGACGGACTGGGAGATTGTCTCCCTGAATGCCCTACCGGAGCCATCTCATTTGAGGAGAGAGACGCACCTGCATATGATGAAGAAGCCGTAAAAGAAGCACAGAAAAAAATAGCTGCCAAAAACCGGGCAATATCCTCTCACTCCGGCTGTCCTGGATCTAAAATCATGCAGATCAGACGAACTGAAACATCTGAGCCTGTAAAAGCAACTTCAACCGCAGATTCAGGATCAAAGCTTCAAAACTGGCCGGTACAGATTAAACTGGCTCCTGTTAACGCACCATATTTTAACGGCTCAAAGCTTTTAATCGCAGCTGATTGTACTGCTTACGCTTATGCCGCCTTTCATCAGGATTTTATTCGAAACAAGGTAACTTTAATTGGTTGTCCTAAATTAGATCAGGTGGATTATAGTGAAAAACTGACTGCTATTATTCAAAATAACAGCATTCAAAGTGTAACTATTGTCCGAATGGAAGTTCCTTGCTGTGGCGGCCTGGAGATTGCGGCCAAAAAAGCTCTTCAAGCTAGTGGAAAATTCATACCATGGCAAGTTGTAACAATAAGTATTGATGGGAAAATCATGGAGTAA